A genomic segment from Aegilops tauschii subsp. strangulata cultivar AL8/78 chromosome 1, Aet v6.0, whole genome shotgun sequence encodes:
- the LOC109778307 gene encoding CASP-like protein 1D1, with the protein MAGTVEDSGKTAPSSPAGLRGADLGLRVLLFAVSLSGLVVLVTAKQTEMVPLVLTPPFRFGPVPAQFKDSPALIYLLVALCMTSLYSLVTAASSVKSMSSSASCAKGIFVLILLDVVYAGIMASATGTAGAVAWVGLKGNSHTRWNKICNIYDKFCRHIGSATCLGLIASILLVLLVVLNAYSLYRRSR; encoded by the exons ATGGCCGGCACGGTGGAGGACAGCGGGAAGACGGCGCCGTCGTCTCCGGCCGGGCTCCGCGGCGCCGACCTGGGCCTGAGGGTGCTGCTGTTCGCCGTCTCGCTGTCGGGGCTCGTCGTGCTGGTCACCGCCAAGCAGACGGAGATGGTGCCCCTGGTCCTGACGCCGCCGTTCAGATTCGGGCCGGTCCCCGCCCAGTTCAAAGACTCGCCAGCGCTCAT TTATCTTCTTGTGGCGCTGTGCATGACGAGCTTGTATAGCCTTGTGACGGCCGCCAGCTCCGTCAAGTCCATGTCAAGCTCGGCTTCCTGTGCCAAGGGGATCTTCGTCCTCATTCTGCTTGATGTG GTTTACGCGGGCATCATGGCGTCGGCGACGGGCACGGCGGGGGCCGTGGCCTGGGTGGGGCTGAAGGGCAACTCGCACACGCGGTGGAACAAGATCTGCAACATCTACGACAAGTTCTGCCGCCACATCGGCAGCGCCACCTGCCTCGGCCTCATCGCTTCcatcctcctcgtcctcctcgtcgtcctcaaCGCCTACTCCCTCTACCGGAGAAGCCGCTGA